The nucleotide sequence CACCGCGACCGTCGACGGCACCTGCGGCAGGAGCGCGAGCTGCACGGCGACGCCTCCGACGACCAGCACGATCGGGAGCCACACCGCGACCAGGACGAAGCGTCGCACCGCGCGATCCGTGATGGTCATCGGGCGCCTCCTTCGGGCATGTACGCGACGGCGGGAGCGGCGCTCGCGGCGGGCGTTCCAGGACGGAACTGGCCCGCGAGGACGATGACGAGCACGACCACGGCGACGAGTGCCCACGCGACGACGCCCAGCGGGCCGACGAGGGCCATGTCGGGCACGACACCCGCGCCGGCGAGGAGGAGAAGAAGACCGCCGGCGGCGTTGAGTGAACCGTAGGCGAGGGCTGCCGGCCACACCGACGTGCTGCGCAGCCGCAGCCAGCCGAACAGGATGCCCCAGGCGACGCAGCCTCCGACCATGAAGAGCACGCCGACGAGGTCGGGCCTGGCGAAGTTGTAGCCGAGGAGGATGACCGGAGCGTGCCACAGACCCCACACCGCGCCGGTGACCAGCAGCGCCGGCCACGTGCCGAGCGGCATCAGGGCGGTCTGCAGCCATCCGCGCCAGCCGAGCTCCTCGCCGAACGCGAGCACGCTGTTGACGACCGCGCCCAGCGGGATCATCGCCAGCTGCAGGGCCACCAGGACTCCGACCGGGGGCAGGGGTGCGCCCGCGGGTGACTTCGTCCGGCTCGACGGCGAGGTTGGCCGCCGGGTAGCCCAGGACGGGCTGCCGCGACACGACGCCGTCGGGAAGGTCCCACTGCGGAATCCAGAACCACTCGACAAGAGCGGATGCCACGCCCCGCGGGGGAAGCCGCGTGAAGCGGGGCAAGCGGTCGGGGTACAGCACTCCCCGCGTCGGATCCGTCACCCCCGTCACGGTAGTGCGCTGCCCCGACACGCGCGGGCGGGGGTGTCGCGAATCTCCAAGACCGCGGCATCCGCCCTCGCGAACATGGGGCCATGACTACCGAGAACACCACCGGCGTGACCGGTGCGCACACCACCGCCGGCCGCCCCAACGGGGCGACCAGCCTCACCCCGTTCCTCGCGATCCGCGGGGCGAGGGAGGCTCTCGACTTCTACCGCGACGTCTTCGGCGCGCGAGTGACCGATGTCACGGAGTTCGACGGGCTCGTCGTCCACGCGGGGCTGGACTCCGGCCTCGGCTTCCTCCAGATCGGAGAGCCCTCCCCCGCGTACGGGCTCGTCCCCGCACCCGAGGGCGAAGACGACTGCTACTCGCTGGGCGTCTACGTCGCGGATGCTGATGCGACGACCTCTCGTGCGGTGGCTGCGCGGGCGACGGTGAGGGAGGAACCGTCGACGTTCGTCTCCGGCGACCGCTACGCGAGCGTACGCGACCCGTTCGGGGTCCGGT is from Microbacterium sp. LWH3-1.2 and encodes:
- a CDS encoding CPBP family intramembrane glutamic endopeptidase, which produces MALQLAMIPLGAVVNSVLAFGEELGWRGWLQTALMPLGTWPALLVTGAVWGLWHAPVILLGYNFARPDLVGVLFMVGGCVAWGILFGWLRLRSTSVWPAALAYGSLNAAGGLLLLLAGAGVVPDMALVGPLGVVAWALVAVVVLVIVLAGQFRPGTPAASAAPAVAYMPEGGAR
- a CDS encoding VOC family protein — translated: MTTENTTGVTGAHTTAGRPNGATSLTPFLAIRGAREALDFYRDVFGARVTDVTEFDGLVVHAGLDSGLGFLQIGEPSPAYGLVPAPEGEDDCYSLGVYVADADATTSRAVAARATVREEPSTFVSGDRYASVRDPFGVRWSIMTRVEDLSDEESAARVAEWAASVSTG